The proteins below are encoded in one region of Paenacidovorax monticola:
- a CDS encoding sulfotransferase family protein, producing the protein MPFIVGSPRSGTTLLRLMLDAHPALAIPPETGFLAMPLDGLDGLGTAAEQSAWFCDAVTDFPPGASGWQDFGIDKAAFAHALGALAPFTPEDGFRLFYRMYAARFQKARWGDKTPLYGLHLPRLQQLLPEAHFIHIIRDGRGCAASLREQWFSPGRSMTLQARHWCTNVATTRHHGAQCRHYLEVRYEKLIVDTEAELRRVCDFIQLGFHPSMLDYHLRSPQRLAEHKGRVAADGTVIVSEQRRRAQQARTTQAPDPGQLEAWRHVLSADEIDEFNACARELLCELGYPA; encoded by the coding sequence ATGCCGTTCATCGTCGGCTCGCCCCGCTCTGGAACCACCCTCCTGCGCCTGATGCTGGACGCCCATCCAGCGCTGGCCATTCCGCCGGAAACGGGGTTCCTGGCCATGCCTTTGGACGGACTGGACGGATTGGGGACGGCCGCGGAGCAGAGCGCGTGGTTTTGCGACGCGGTCACGGACTTCCCGCCGGGAGCGTCCGGCTGGCAGGATTTCGGCATCGACAAGGCCGCATTCGCGCATGCGCTCGGCGCGCTCGCGCCCTTCACGCCCGAGGACGGTTTTCGCCTGTTCTACCGGATGTATGCCGCGAGATTCCAGAAGGCGCGCTGGGGCGACAAGACCCCGCTGTATGGCCTGCACTTGCCCCGGCTCCAGCAGTTGCTGCCGGAGGCGCACTTCATCCACATCATCCGTGACGGGCGGGGCTGTGCGGCCTCGCTGCGGGAGCAGTGGTTTTCCCCGGGCCGGTCCATGACCCTGCAGGCGCGGCACTGGTGCACCAACGTCGCCACGACGAGGCACCATGGTGCGCAGTGCCGCCACTACCTGGAGGTGCGCTACGAAAAGCTCATTGTCGACACCGAGGCCGAGCTGCGCAGGGTCTGCGATTTCATCCAGCTCGGGTTCCACCCGTCCATGCTGGACTACCACCTTCGAAGCCCGCAGAGGCTTGCCGAACACAAGGGCCGGGTGGCGGCCGACGGCACGGTCATCGTCTCCGAGCAAAGGCGCCGGGCCCAGCAGGCCAGGACCACCCAGGCGCCAGACCCCGGCCAACTGGAAGCCTGGCGCCACGTGCTGTCGGCCGATGAGATCGATGAGTTCAACGCATGTGCGCGTGAGCTGCTCTGCGAACTGGGCTATCCCGCCTGA